The region AGCCTTTGTTTAGAGCCATTTATCATATACTTGCCATTTCTGTAGAATGATGATGCGGCAGAATCTATTGCAATAACAATATCTTCTTCTGGACGGTATCCTGTTTTTTGAATTCCTTTAACTATAAATTTCAAAGCCTCTTCATTTGATTTAAGATTAGGCGCAAAACCTCCTTCATCCCCAACCGATGTGCTATATCCACCATTTTTGAGAATTTCTTTCAGGGAGTGGAATGTCTCTGATGCCATTTGTAATGCTTGATGGAAAGTTTCTGCCCCGAGAGGCATAATCATAAACTCTTGAATATCAACATTATTATCAGCATGCTTTCCCCCATTAAGAATATTAAACATTGGAATAGGTATTATCCTTGCGTTGGTTCCGCCAATATAGCGATACAAAGGGAGTCCGAATTCCATAGCAGATGCTTTAGCCACTGCAACAGATACGCCTAAAATAGCATTGGCTCCCAATCTTTCTTTGTTATCTGTGCCGTCCAAGTCTATCATTACCTTATCTATTTCAACTTGATTTATACTTTCTTTTCCTATTAGCTCCTGTGCAATAGTTTCATTAACATTTTTTATTGCTTGCAATACCCCTTTCCCATTATATCTATCATTATCACCATCTCGCAGTTCTACTGCCTCATATTCTCCTGTTGATGCTCCAGAAGGAATACCAGCTCTACCAAAAGCACCAGATTCTAATTTAACTTCTACTTCCAAGGTGGGATTCCCGCGAGAATCCAAAATCTCTCGTGCATAAATACTCATTATTTCAGACATTTTTGCCTCACATATTATTCCTGCTCATTTTTTGTTACATAATCTATCTTCTTGCCTTTTACATATAGAAATTTAGGTTTTCTCGGATAATCCTTTTTCTTTATTTTATCAGAATCGCCTTCTTCTTCTAATCGCCATACTTCCCATCTGTCCTCGCTTCCATCCACGCAAAATGAAACCTTTTTTTTGACAAAATCATCAATGATAAATTGGATGTTTTCTAAAGGTCCTATTTTAGTTACAGGGACACAGAATTTCTTTGCATCATATTCATATTTTTCTTCAGATTTTTTCTTTCTGCCCATTATGACTCCTTATTTTATATTTATTTTTTAAAGTATATTTCTTCTACTAACCGACATAAAATATGTCCAATAGTAATATGTGCTTCTTGAATTCGAGCTGTATTATTATGTAAAACTATAATAGAATTATCTGCAATGTTTTTGATTTTACCACCATCTTTACCAGAAAGCAACAAAGTCCTAATTCCCTTTTTTCTGGCAAGTTCAAAGGCTTTATAAACATTTGAAGAATTTCCGCTTGTACTAATTCCAATCAAAAAATCACCTTTATTGCCCAGTCCTTCAATCTGACGAGCAAAAATATTCTCAAACCCATAATCATTGCCACACGCAGTAATCAGTGAAGTATCAGTAGTTAGGGCAAGAGCAAAAAGTGATTTACGATTATAATTACTTCTAAGGCGAACCACAAATTCAGCCGCGATGTGTTGCGCATCTGCTGCACTTCCCCCATTACCACAAAGCATAATCTTGCCCCCATCCCGTAAAGTTTGACACATCTCTTTTGCTGAAGTTATCAAATCTTCAGTAAAATTAGATAATGACTCAATCGCTTTAATATGCTCTTTCAAGCAAGAGCTAATTATGTTTTTCATATTGCTTTTTTGCTCCATTTTTTAATATCCGCTATAAAGATTTCAAGAAAATAATAAAATACTTACATTTTTAGGGGAACTAATCTATGAGCCCACTCTAAAAAGGTCAAAAATGAAATATTTTGATATTTTCTTTTAAATTGGGAAACCGTTGAAACGGTTGGGTATTTCTATCTTCTTATTAACACCCAACTTAAGTTGGGTGTTAATAAAACCATAACCTTCCTATAACCGTTTTAACGGTTTATAAAAACATAAATATGACTTTTTATAGTGGACTCATCTATTTATTCAATAAAACTTTTCACAGCTGCAAATTTAACAATTATACCCATTGCAACCATATTAACCAGAAGATTGCTACCTCCATAACTAATGAATGGTAAAGGAATTCCAACAACCGGAAAAATCCCAATATTCATTCCAATATTTATTACTATTTGACATACAATAAAAGAAAGTATCCCAACAATTGTTATTCGTTTTCTTGTATTTTGAATCTTTCTAAGAATGCATATTACTCGCCAAACTAATAGAATAAACAGAATTATCAAAAGAGTACATCCAAGAAAACCGAGCTCTTCACCTATAACCGAGAATATAAAATCTGTATGCTGTTCAGGCAAGAAAGCAAGATTTTTTTGAGTACCTTGTAATAATCCTTTACCAAATATCCCCCCGGAGCCAATAGCAATCTTAGATTGAATTGTCTGATACCCGCTACCCATCACATCTCGTGTAGGCTCAATAAATGTAAGGATTCGCTTCTGCTGGTACACTTTTAAATTATTCCAAAAATAAGGGGTGATAAAAGATAAGAAAAAATTACCTGCAAAAATAACACCAGATAAAGTCAAAGATAGTCTTCTTAACAATAAAACTATTAACAAAATAACATCAAAAATTACCCATAATGTCAACGAAAACCCAACAATAATACTGATAATTGGAGAAAATATTAAAATAATGGTAACGAGCGGAATACCAGCGAAATAAATCATGGGAAAATAAAATATTATGAAAATCAAGGCACTGCCTAAATCAGGTTCCCAAAGTATCAATAATATCGGTGGTAAAATTACCAAAAAAGAAAATACAACTATCTTCCACTTCTGTAAATATCGCTTTGAAATAATTTTAGCTATAAGCAACACTGATGCAATCTTTGCCAATTCAGATGGCTGAAGACCAAATCCACCAAAATTAATCCAACGGTGAACACCTTTGACCCCTGGTAAAAATAACACCAATAATAATAGAAAGATAGCACCAATATAGAATGGAACTACAAAAATATCTATAATAACCTCTGGTATGTATAAAACAAAGATAAAAATTGCAATTCCAACAAATATCCAGATTAACTGTTTAAGGTAATAGTCACTCAGTATAACCTTTTCGCCTGTTTTTTGAATTGAGGCGCTATAGATTGATATCTCACCAAAGGCTAATAACAGTATTAGAATAATTAACAAAAACCAATCAAATTGCCTTGTGAATTCTTCTCTAATCATAAATGCAAATCATTATAACCAATATTTTCTATCAAGGCTGCGATATTGGATTGCCTCACTTATATGTTCAGGCTTTATATGAATACTTTTATTCAAGTCTGCAATAGTACGAGATACTTTCAAAATTCTATCATATGCGCGAGCAGAAAGTCCAAGCTTCTCAATGGCAATCTTTAAAAGTTGTTTACACTCTCGGTCTATCTTGCAATACATTCTGATATGTTTTGACACCATATCAGCATTTGAAAATATATTTTTATTCTTAGCAAATCGTTCAAGTTGGATTTTTCTTGCTTCATTTACTCTTTTTTGTATATTTATTGATTTTTCCCCTTTTGGGTCAGTTGAGAGTTCATCATATTTTACAGCTGGCACCTCAACATGAATATCTATTCTGTCTAATAATGGGCCGGAAATACGAGAAACATATTTCTGAATCATAGCAGGTGTGCAAGTACATACATGACCACTTATATTACTTCCAAAATATCCACAAGGACATGGGTTCATTGATGCTACAAGCATGAAATTAGCAGGAAATGTCAAGGACTGTATAGCACGCGAGATTGTAACAACTCCATCCTCCAATGGCTGACGCATAACTTCTAAAACAGTTTTCTTAAACTCAGGTAACTCATCTAAAAAGAGGACTCCATTGTGTGCAAGCGAAACTTCCCCAGGTTTTGGATAACTTCCTCCACCAATCAAAGCGACATCGCTAATAGTATGATGAGGTGAGCGAAAAGGTCTTACTGCGACAAGCGAATGTTCTGATTGTAATTTACCTACTACTGAATGAATCTTAGTGGTTGTCAAAGCTTCTTCCAAAGTCATTTCCGGTAATATAGATGGTATTCTTCGGGCAAGCATTGTTTTTCCTGCTCCAGGGGGTCCAATCATCAGAATATTATGACTACCTGCGGCTGCTACTTCTAATGCTCGCTTTACATTGTACTGGCCTTTTACATCAAACATATCAATAATATCAACTCTCTCTCTTTCAAAAATAGATGATAATTTTACTTTTATAGGCGGTATGTCCAATGCATCGTGCAAAAAAGCAATACATTCTTTTAAATTATTTACAGGATATACAGATATGCCATCCACAACAGCAGCTTCTTTTGCATTCTCTTCTGGCACAATAATTCCTTTGAGTCCATTATCTCTTGCTGATAAAGTTATAGGTAAAATACCTCTAATAGGTCTAACCTCTCCATTTAAGGAAAGCTCGCCTACAAGTCCAATATCTTCAAGATGATTGGGAGAAATCTGCTTTAGTGAAGAAAGCAAAGCAATTGCAATTGGTAAATCAAATGCTACACCCTCTTTTTTCACATCTGCAGGTGCCAAGTTTACAGTATAAGCTTTTGCAGGAAAATAATAATTGTTGTTCCTAATCGCTGTGATTACTCGGTCTTTACTTTCTTTTACAGAATTAGCAGGTAAACCTACCATTGAGAAATATGGCATTGATGAAGCCTTTGCATCCATTTCTACATCAATTGGAATGGCGTCAATGCCCACTATTGAAAATGAAATTACTTTTGTAAACATAAGACAAAAAGGTGAAATATATCATTGATGGTCAAGATAAATCCTCTTTTAAGAATAAAAAGTAAGTTCTGAAACTAATAAATCTAAATATTTCTAATTTTTTAAATAATCTTTTATTAGTGTTTACCCCGTTAGGTGTTCTTATAATATTTAACTCTTGAAATCTAATGGGATACTATCTAACGGGGTGAATTCGTGTAAATTTGTGGTTTATTTTTTATCCGAAGTATCTACCTCTGGCATGATAAGAAACTGGCACGCCAGAGAGGATTTGAACCTCTGACCCACAGCTTAGAAGGCTGTTGCTCTATCCAACTGAGCTACTGGCGCTTAAATATAAGGGAATTCAGAATGATAAAATTGGTAGCGATGCAGGGATTCGAACCCCGGACCAATGGATTATGATTCCACTGCTCTAACCACTGAGCTACATCGCCTAAAAATGGTAGCGGGGGAAGGATTTGAACCTACGACCTTCAGGTTATGAGCCTGACGAGCTACCAGACTGCTCCACCCCGCGTTTACTTTCAAATGCAAAAATTGCAAATAGTCTTTTTAGTGTCAAGAAAAATCTTGCCTGAATCTGGCTAAATCACTTCTCACCTATTACCATTGTCTTCGTCTTTTGGAAAATTTTTCCACTCTGTTTGCCAGTAGCTTCTAAATAAACAATGTAAATCCCGATTGGCACCACCCTCCCATTATCGTCCTTGCAATTCCATATAATAGCACCTTGAGAGCCAATCCACTGCTGGTCAGAAAGCCAACGAATCAGTCTACCTTTCATATCAAAAATTCGCACATTCACTTTTGATAGAACTTCTGGCAGATTATATTCAATCAAGACAGATTTTTTCACTCGTAAAGAAACTGGATTAGGATTAATTGATAATTTGATATGTGGATTCACTTCTTCAATATATAAACTATTTTCTCTGCCCGGAGTCGCACCAAGTAAGTTAATAGAACTCTCCCAATTATCAGGATTATTGCTGTTTATATTTGTATTTATTCTTTCTAATGAATTCCCTGAAATTTCCCCCCAATCTGAAAAATAACAAATACTGTCAATTACTGTTCCATATTCATCCCAGAGCAAAAGCATGTCTTCATCGTTGTTTAAAGTAGGAAGACCAATTGCAAATTTTACTGAAAAGGCTGAATCTATCAAGGAATACTTTTGTAAGATTTGCAAAGTATCCGCACAATCCTTTACAATAATAATATATTCCTCTGGCAGAAAAATTGGCTTAGCTGACCATAAACTTAAAGTGTCTCGTTTATCAGCCAATTTCCAACCTAAAATATCAATTGGATAGGAGAAATTGTTGTATAATTCCAGCCATTCCGGTTCATCGCCTTTCGGAGCATATTGTATCTCATTGATAGGCATTGGATAATTTTGCGGAGAATTGTAAGTTGTAAATATTATATTATTGGATGTATCTAAATCAAAATTAGAAAAAATCAGAAATCCAAAATGGTAGTAATTCTTCTCATTAATTACTTTAGGATAAGAGAATTCCTCAGATTGTTCAGCAGAGATAGAAAAGTTCTGGGTTGCAATCTCTTCACCATCATCTAACTGAAAATTAAAATTGCTATCATTAAAAAATATCGCTTCCGCATCTTCAATATCATTGAACCCAACATTAGTGCAGACTCCTGATAATGTGAGAATATTTCCATTTAATTCTTTTGTTAAAGATGAAGCACAAAGGTCATAATCCTTTGGTGTTATGCTGTTAACCCTGCCTGGTGTGGCTCCACAAGTATCTACTGAAACTCCCCAATTATCTAAACCATCTTCAAAAGGGTTTATTCGTTCTAAGGAAGAATTGTTCGGAACAGAAATTTCACTTGGATCGTAACAAGCTGAATCAAGTTGTGTAGAATATGTATCAGCAAAATGGACTTCATCTGGCGTGGTGTTGTTTAATGCTGACCAATCATTGGTTTGAAAAAGGAGGATATCATTGCCATAATAATCTTTAACTGCACTTGAATCTTCACAGATAACAGCATAAGATTGGGATAGAAGAATCTTATCCGTTTCAACAGAATTCCAATTTACTCCTGCATCTCTTATTTTCCAATTTAAAAGAGGAAAATTTTGTTCAGAACGGTTATAGATTTCCACCCATTCTACATTTGGAGAAGTCGGAGCAAACATAATCTCATTTATGATAATCGGAGCTTTACCAACAAGAAAGGAAGTAGTAATTGAATTGTTGGTAGTCTGGGTATCTCCAGAGAAGAATATCTGAACGGCTATTTTATAGAGTCCCTTAGTA is a window of Candidatus Cloacimonadota bacterium DNA encoding:
- the eno gene encoding phosphopyruvate hydratase; the encoded protein is MSEIMSIYAREILDSRGNPTLEVEVKLESGAFGRAGIPSGASTGEYEAVELRDGDNDRYNGKGVLQAIKNVNETIAQELIGKESINQVEIDKVMIDLDGTDNKERLGANAILGVSVAVAKASAMEFGLPLYRYIGGTNARIIPIPMFNILNGGKHADNNVDIQEFMIMPLGAETFHQALQMASETFHSLKEILKNGGYSTSVGDEGGFAPNLKSNEEALKFIVKGIQKTGYRPEEDIVIAIDSAASSFYRNGKYMINGSKQRLTNSDLVEIYKMWVKKYPIVSIEDGLAEDDWKGWKMMTQQLGDKIQIVGDDIFVTNKVRLERGIKEKSANSILIKLNQIGTLTETLDTIEIAKKAKFTTVVSHRSGETCDTTIADLAVAANCGQIKSGSVSRSERIAKYNQLLRIEEELGESAVFPGKDLFKT
- a CDS encoding D-sedoheptulose 7-phosphate isomerase, which codes for MKNIISSCLKEHIKAIESLSNFTEDLITSAKEMCQTLRDGGKIMLCGNGGSAADAQHIAAEFVVRLRSNYNRKSLFALALTTDTSLITACGNDYGFENIFARQIEGLGNKGDFLIGISTSGNSSNVYKAFELARKKGIRTLLLSGKDGGKIKNIADNSIIVLHNNTARIQEAHITIGHILCRLVEEIYFKK
- the rodA gene encoding rod shape-determining protein RodA, translated to MIREEFTRQFDWFLLIILILLLAFGEISIYSASIQKTGEKVILSDYYLKQLIWIFVGIAIFIFVLYIPEVIIDIFVVPFYIGAIFLLLLVLFLPGVKGVHRWINFGGFGLQPSELAKIASVLLIAKIISKRYLQKWKIVVFSFLVILPPILLILWEPDLGSALIFIIFYFPMIYFAGIPLVTIILIFSPIISIIVGFSLTLWVIFDVILLIVLLLRRLSLTLSGVIFAGNFFLSFITPYFWNNLKVYQQKRILTFIEPTRDVMGSGYQTIQSKIAIGSGGIFGKGLLQGTQKNLAFLPEQHTDFIFSVIGEELGFLGCTLLIILFILLVWRVICILRKIQNTRKRITIVGILSFIVCQIVINIGMNIGIFPVVGIPLPFISYGGSNLLVNMVAMGIIVKFAAVKSFIE
- a CDS encoding YifB family Mg chelatase-like AAA ATPase, coding for MFTKVISFSIVGIDAIPIDVEMDAKASSMPYFSMVGLPANSVKESKDRVITAIRNNNYYFPAKAYTVNLAPADVKKEGVAFDLPIAIALLSSLKQISPNHLEDIGLVGELSLNGEVRPIRGILPITLSARDNGLKGIIVPEENAKEAAVVDGISVYPVNNLKECIAFLHDALDIPPIKVKLSSIFERERVDIIDMFDVKGQYNVKRALEVAAAGSHNILMIGPPGAGKTMLARRIPSILPEMTLEEALTTTKIHSVVGKLQSEHSLVAVRPFRSPHHTISDVALIGGGSYPKPGEVSLAHNGVLFLDELPEFKKTVLEVMRQPLEDGVVTISRAIQSLTFPANFMLVASMNPCPCGYFGSNISGHVCTCTPAMIQKYVSRISGPLLDRIDIHVEVPAVKYDELSTDPKGEKSINIQKRVNEARKIQLERFAKNKNIFSNADMVSKHIRMYCKIDRECKQLLKIAIEKLGLSARAYDRILKVSRTIADLNKSIHIKPEHISEAIQYRSLDRKYWL
- a CDS encoding lamin tail domain-containing protein; translated protein: MKNKKKLYYILALITLLILTTSVLSAQNIKINEIYYDHPSSDEGYEWIELYNAGSISINIANWRIEKAGNYFAECFTFPDISLASGDFLLIGESNVANADLTTSLAFQNAGTATDGVRIISADSDTIDTILYDSPNSNNLPGDANQPGIYFAPDVPSGYSLMRFPDGCDSDNCENDFYDCDSLTLTPGEPNVMVQDLEVVSISIFPQHPDTLDDVYFSFEIKNNSPFQIPPDSCRYEIFVNDTLFFEDVISDTINAEETVSIETFLGIFTKGLYKIAVQIFFSGDTQTTNNSITTSFLVGKAPIIINEIMFAPTSPNVEWVEIYNRSEQNFPLLNWKIRDAGVNWNSVETDKILLSQSYAVICEDSSAVKDYYGNDILLFQTNDWSALNNTTPDEVHFADTYSTQLDSACYDPSEISVPNNSSLERINPFEDGLDNWGVSVDTCGATPGRVNSITPKDYDLCASSLTKELNGNILTLSGVCTNVGFNDIEDAEAIFFNDSNFNFQLDDGEEIATQNFSISAEQSEEFSYPKVINEKNYYHFGFLIFSNFDLDTSNNIIFTTYNSPQNYPMPINEIQYAPKGDEPEWLELYNNFSYPIDILGWKLADKRDTLSLWSAKPIFLPEEYIIIVKDCADTLQILQKYSLIDSAFSVKFAIGLPTLNNDEDMLLLWDEYGTVIDSICYFSDWGEISGNSLERINTNINSNNPDNWESSINLLGATPGRENSLYIEEVNPHIKLSINPNPVSLRVKKSVLIEYNLPEVLSKVNVRIFDMKGRLIRWLSDQQWIGSQGAIIWNCKDDNGRVVPIGIYIVYLEATGKQSGKIFQKTKTMVIGEK